Proteins from one Oncorhynchus tshawytscha isolate Ot180627B linkage group LG16, Otsh_v2.0, whole genome shotgun sequence genomic window:
- the LOC121839599 gene encoding uncharacterized protein LOC121839599 translates to MTTLCLDAPPAFKPPKARGGVSFGTEWFSLLRPSTVNGTLKFSRSLNDVGQRMDSLCSGLHFIDRTCSEGELEVKPEPPNMDKKSKALNGKAATLPHQATNLPSFPTHTHTHTHPHLVPSFTNNYKYLNPQHCLQPPSTGVPPPPPPNSQLHPPSSNLLRLFLPFSRSSTSASLQCSELGSYDSRLHIAKSSSALMGGIEPPLGGAEDLLGDDEVFEVPKGRTGAWTRAGIPGRDAGGGVAALLGEAPLCYMDEDSDLDQFSFLDQCSSPTHSEKTGPLTPGPLSPYSLSGDCCRWVIPGLSPCAVLW, encoded by the coding sequence ATGACAACGCTCTGCCTGGACGCACCCCCAGCCTTCAAGCCCCCCAAAGCCCGGGGTGGGGTCTCATTCGGAACGGAATGGTTTTCATTGCTCCGCCCCTCCACAGTCAATGGGACACTGAAGTTTTCTCGCTCTCTGAACGATGTTGGCCAGCGCATGGATAGTCTCTGTAGTGGACTGCACTTCATAGACCGGACCTGTTCTGAAGGAGAGCTGGAGGTTAAACCCGAACCACCCAACATGGACAAGAAGTCCAAGGCACTCAACGGCAAGGCAGCCACACTCCCACACCAGGCCACAAACCTACCTTCGttccccacgcacacacacacccacacacaccctcacctcgTCCCCTCGTTCAccaacaactacaaatacctcaACCCCCAACACTGCCTCCAACCTCCCTCTACCGgcgtcccccctcctcctcctcctaactcCCAGCTCCACCCTCCCAGCTCCAACCTCCTCcgcctcttcctccctttctctcgctcctctACTTCGGCCAGTCTCCAGTGTTCTGAGCTGGGGAGCTACGATTCCCGCCTCCACATCGCCAAATCCTCCAGCGCCCTGATGGGGGGCATTGAGCCTCCCCTGGGGGGAGCAGAGGACCTCTTGGGAGATGATGAGGTGTTCGAGGTCCCCAAGGGAAGGACCGGGGCTTGGACAAGGGCTGGAATCCCAGGAAGAGATGCTGGAGGCGGGGTAGCGGCTCTCCTCGGGGAAGCCCCCCTCTGCTACATGGACGAAGACAGCGATCTGGACCAGTTTTCATTTCTGGACCAGTGTTCGTCACCCACCCACTCAGAGAAAACAGGGCCGCTCACGCCAGGCCCGCTCTCTCCCTATTCGCTGTCCGGAGACTGCTGCAGGTGGGTGATTCCTGGATTGTCACCCTGTGCTGTTTTGTGGTAG